The genomic region GGAGATCGACGGAGCGTGCGGACAGCTGGCGGCCTCCGAGCGGTAGGCCCGGTGTAACGTGGGCCGCACATTTTCATATTCCGACAGGGGAGCGCCACAGCGCTGAGAGTGCGGCCATGCCGCAGACCCTCTGAACCTCGCCCGGGTCATTCCGGGTAGGAAGTTCGGTCACTACTCGAGCTGTTGCGCCCTGCCCGTTTTCTGCGGGCAGGGCCGCGTCTCTTCCTGGATGTCCCATCCCAGGAGGAATTCAGTGAGCACCACCACGAGAGCGTCCCGCACCCGGCGAACGCTCGCCACGAAGAAGCTGACGGTCACCGCGCTGGCCGCCGCGCTGGGTGTCTCGACGCTCGCCGCGTGCGGGAGTTCGGACAGCGGCTCCGGTGCGTCGGGCAAGACGGCCAAGGCGTCCAAGACCGTGACGCTGGTCAGCCACGACTCCTTCGTCGCTTCTCCCTCCGTGCTGAAGGAGTTCACCGAGGAGACCGGTTACACCGTCCACGTCCTCAAGAGCGGGGACGCGGGCGCCGCGCTGAACCAGGAGATCCTCACCAAGGGATCGCCGCGCGGTGACGTCTTCTTCGGTGTCGACAACACGCTGCTGTCGCGGGCGCTCGACAACGGGCTCTTCACGCCGTACGAGGCGAAGGGCCTGGACCGGATACCCGCCGACGTACAGCTCGACGCGGAGAAGCACCGGGTCACCCCCATCGACACCGGTGACCTCTGCGTCAACTACGACAAGAAGTACTTCGCCGACCACAAGCTCGCCCCGCCGCAGTCCTTCGACGACCTGGTCAAGCCGGCGTACAAGAACCTCCTGGTCACCGAGAACGTCGCCACCTCGTCCCCGGGGCTCGGTTTCATGCTCGGCACCGTGGCGAAGTACGGCGACAGCGGCTGGCAGGACTACTGGAAGAAGCTCAAGGCCAACGGCGTGAAGGTCGTGGACGGCTGGGAGCAGGCGTACAACCAGGAGTTCTCCGGCTCGGCCGGTGGCAGGAAGGCCAAGGGCGACCGGCCGCTCGTCGTCTCGTACGCCTCCAGCCCGCCCGCCGAGGTGCTGTACGCCAAGCCGCAGCCGAAGACCGCCCCGACCGGTGTCGCCACCTCGACCTGCTTCCGGCAGATCGAGTTCGCGGGACTGCTGGACGGTGCGAAGAACGAGGCGGGCGGCAAGGCGCTGCTCGACTTCCTGATCAGCAAGAAATTCCAGGAGGACATGCCGCTGAACATGTTCGTGGACCCGGTGGCGAAGGACGCGGAACTGCCCCCGCTGTTCACCGAGTTCGGCGCGAAGATCACCGCCCCGCAGAGCGTCGCGCCCGACACCATCGCCAAGAACCGTGACCAGTGGGTCAAGTCGTGGTCCTCGCTCGTCCTGAGGTAGAGCCCGGCGCAGGGGCCGGAGCCGAGTCCGCCGCAGAAGCAGAAGCAGAAGCAGAAGCAGAAGCAGGATCCGGGGCCGTGGCCCGGACCGCACGGCGCGCGAACGCCGTGCGGCTCGGACTGCTGGTCGTGCCCGTCGCGTTCTTCGCGGTCTTCTTCGCCTACCCCGTGGCCGCGATCGTCGGTCGCGGTCTCAAGGTGGGCGGAGCCTGGCAGTTCGGGCGGATAGCCGACGTACTGAGCAGCCCCGACATCCTGCACGTCCTGTGGTTCACCACCTGGCAGGCGGGCGCGTCGACCGGGCTGACGCTGCTGATCGCGCTCCCCGGCGCCTACGTCTTCGCGCGCCTGGAGTTCCCGGGCAAGCAGTTGCTGCGCGCGGTGGTGACGGTTCCCTTCGTACTGCCCACCGTGGTCGTCGGCACCGCCTTCCTCGCCCTGCTGGGCCGGGGCGGGCTGCTCGACCAGTTGTGGGGGGTGCGTCTGGACACCACGGTGTGGGCGATCCTGCTGGCGCACGTCTTCTTCAACTACGCGGTGGTCGTACGGTCCGTGGGCGGCCTCTGGTCGCAGCTCGACCCGCGCCAGGAGGAGGCCGCACGGGTGCTCGGCGCCTCCCGGTTCGCCGCCTGGCGGCGGGTGACGCTGCCCGCGCTGGCCCCCGCCGTGTCCGCCGCCGGGCTGATGGTCTTCCTGTTCACCTTCACCTCCTTCGGGGTGGTGCAGATCCTCGGCGGACCGACCTTCTCCACCCTTGAGGTAGAGATCTACCGGGAGACCGCCGAACTCCTCGATCTGCCGACGGCGGCCGTGCTGACCCTGGTGCAGTTCGCCGCGGTCGGCGCGATCCTCGCGCTGCACGCGTGGACGGTGCGGCGCAGGGAGAGCACGCTGAAACTGGTGGACCCGGCGCAGACCGCGCGCCGGCCTCGCGGCGCCGGCCAGTGGACGCTGCTCGGCGGGGTGCTCGCGGTGATCGTCGTGCTGATCCTGCTGCCGCTGGGTGTACTCGTCGAACACTCGCTGGACACCCCCGGCGGGTACGGCTTCGGGTTCTACCGGGCGCTCCAGTCGCAGGGCGCGAACGGCGGTACGTTCCTGGTCCCGCCGATCGAGGCCATCTGGAACTCCGTGCGGTACGCGCTGGTCGCCACCGGTATCGCGCTGGCCGTCGGCGGACTGGCGGCGGCGGCACTCACCCGGCGCGCGGGTCGGCTCGTGCGCGGGTTCGACGCGCTGTTGATGCTTCCCCTCGGGGTTTCCGCGGTCACCGTCGGCTTCGGCTTTCTGATCACCCTCGACAAGCCGCCGCTCGATCTGCGGGCGTCCTGGATCCTGGTCCCGCTGGCCCAGGCGCTGGTCGGCGTGCCCTTCGTCGTACGGACCATGCTGCCCGTGCTGCGAGCGGTGGACGGCAGGCTGCGCGAGGCGGCGGCGGTCCTGGGGGCCTCGCCGCTGCGGGCCTGGCGGGAGGTGGACCTGCCGATGGTGCGACGGGCGCTGCTGGTCGCCGCCGGGTTCGCGTTCGCCGTGTCCCTGGGGGAGTTCGGTGCGACGGTCTTCATCGCCAGGCCGGACAACCCGACGCTTCCGGTGGCCGTGGCGCGGCTGCTCGCACGGGCCGGTGAACTCAACTACGGGCAGGCGATGGCGCTGTCCACGATCCTGATGCTGGTGTGCGCGGTGTCGCTGCTGGTGCTGGAACGTATCCGCCCCCGGGCTCAGCCCGGGGGGACCCCCTCCGACCGCTCGGGAGAGTTCTGATGCTGCAACTGGACGGCGTGACGGTCCGTTTCGGACAGCGGACCGCGCTGGACGCGGTGGAGCTGACGGTCGGCGCACACGAGACCGTCTGTGTGCTCGGTCCCAGCGGCAGCGGCAAATCCACCCTGCTTCGGGTGGTGGCGGGCCTCCAGCCCACCGCTGCCGGGCGGGTGCTGCTGGACGGCGCCGAACAGACCGGAGTGCCGGTGCACCGCAGGGGCGTCGGCCTGATGTTCCAGGACCACCAGCTCTTCCCGCAGCGTGACGTCGGCGGCAATGTGGCCTTCGGGTTGCGGATGCACTCCGTCCCGAGGCCCGAACGGGACCGCCGGGTAACGGAGTTGCTGGACCTGGTCGGACTGCCGGGCGCCCAGCGGCGCGCCGTGGCCGCGCTCTCCGGCGGCGAGCAGCAGCGCGTCGCGCTCGCCCGCGCCCTGGCCCCGCAGCCCAAACTGCTGATGCTGGACGAGCCGCTCGGCCAGCTCGACCGCAGCCTGCGCGAGCGTCTCGTCGTCGAACTGCGGGAGCTCTTCGGCCGGTTGGGTACGACCGTGCTCGCCGTCACGCACGACCAGGGCGAGGCCTTCGCGCTCGCCGACCGGGTCGTGGTGATGCGGGACGGCCGGATCGCCCAGGTCGGCACGCCGCTGGAGGTGTGGCAGCGGCCCGCCTCGGAGTTCGTCGCGCGCTTCCTCGGCTTCGACAACGTGGTGACCGCGACGGTGGCCGGCGAGGCCGCCGACACCCCCTGGGGCAGGATCCCGGTACCGGGAGGCTCGCCGCAGGGGGAAAGCCGGCTGCTGGTGCGGCCCGCGGGCGTACGCCTCGTACCGCAGGACGAGGGGGTGCGCTGCACGGTGCGGGCGCGGACCTTCCGGGGCAACCACGTGGCCGTGCTCCTGGACCCGGAGCACGGCCCGCAGCTGGAGGCCGAGTGCCCGCTGCTCACCGCGCCCGGAGTGGGGGAGACGGTCGGAGCGGCCTTCGACGCCGCCGATGTGGTGCTGCTCGCGGGGGCGTAGCGGCGGCTCGCCTCCGAACCGCCGCTCCCCCCCCCAATGGCCGGTCGGCTACGACACGTTCGCGGGCAGCTCCTTCCTGCGGTTCGCCACGCCGTGCCGGACCGCGTGGGCCAGGGCTCCGACGGCGAGTGCGAGAGCCACCAGCAGGGTGCTGACCCAGAGCGGCGAGCGGTAGCCGAACCCTGCTCCGATGGCCGCGCCGCCGAACCAGGGGCCGACCGCGGCGCCCACATTGAACGAGGCGGTGGCGAACCCGCCGGCCAGGGCCGGTGCCCCGGTCGCCGCGTAGAGCGCCTGTGAGATCAGGGTGGACCCGACGGCGAACGAGAGGGCCCCCTGGACGAAGACGAGCACGAGCGCCACCACCGGATTTCCGGCGGACAGCGCGAAGGCGGCCCACCCGGCGAGCAGCAGCACCCCACCGGCCGACAGGAGTTGATCCGGCCGCACGTCGGCCACCCGGCCGCCGACGGTGACACCGGTGAACGCGCCCAGGCCGAAGAGCGCCAGCAGCGCGGGAACCCAGCCGGTACCGAAACCGGTCACGGTGGTGAGCAGCGGGGCGAGATACGTGAAGGTGCAGAACGTCGCGCCGTTCACCAGCGCCCCCAGCAGCAGGGTCACCAGCAGCCGGGGGCCGCGCAGCGCCCGCAGTTCGCCACGCACACCCACCCGTACGGAGTCCGGGGCGGCGGCCGGTACCGCGTGCAGGATGGCGAACACGGCAGGCACCGACAGCAGGGCCACCGCCCAGAACGCCGCACGCCAGCCCCAGAGTTGGCCGAGCCAGGCACCGGCGGGCACCCCGATGACGCAGGCGAGGGTGATGCCGCCGAGCAGCGTCGAGGTGGCGCGCCCCTTGGCGTCCGGCCCGACCAGGCCGGCCGCGGTCACCAGGGCCACGGCGAGGAACCCGGCGTTGGCGAACGCCCCGACGACCCGCGCCGCCAGCAGTACCGCGAAGCTGGTGGTCACTGCGCCGACCACATGGACCAGAAGGAACGTGCACAGGAAGACCAGGAGCGCCCTCCTGCGCGACCAGCGCAGACCGAGAACGGCCATCAGCGGCGCGCCCACGACCATCCCCACTGCGAAGGCGGAGGTCAGCGACCCGGCGGCCGGGATGGACACCTGCATCTCTTGCGCGATGTCCGGTACGAGGCCGGACAGCATGAACTCGGATGTTCCCTGGGCGAAAACGGCCAGGCCGAGCAGGTAGACAGCGAATGGCACAGCAGGACTCCACAACCACGTGAGACCGAAAGACAACGGGGTGGCGGTCGGCCGCGGCGTCACCGCCCCGGTGTCGATGACGACTCTCCGGCGGGACGGGCGCGGCCTCCGCGCGGGATCACCCGCACCGGCACGCGGAGGGCGTGGGGCGGATGGAGACCGGTCCTCGACACGGCTGTCCGACAGCGGCGGGGCGCACCCTGCCGTACCCCGGCCACGGCAGTGGAGGGGGCGGCGTGATCGGGCGGGCGGGCCACCGGACGACCGGTGGCTAGAGTCTTGACGCCTCGGGGCTGGACATGGGCGCAGGATAGTGAGCCCGGTCCCGTGGTGTCCATCCGAGGTACTGCGCGCTATATTGAACTTATTGGTTAATTAACGAGGTGGTTAACGACCATGGCGAACCAGCAGGACCCGCTGAGCAGCGTTTTCGCAGCCCTCGCCGATCCGACACGGCGGGCGATCCTCGCCCGGCTCTCCGAGGGCGAGGCCACGGTCACCGATCTGGCGGAACCCTTCGACATGAGTCTCCCGGCGGTCTCCCGGCACCTGAAGGTGCTGGAGCGGGCCGGGCTGATCAGCCGGGGCCGGAACGCACAGTGGCGGCCCTGCAGACTTCAGGCCGCCCCGCTCGGAGACGCCACCCAGTGGCTGGAGACCTACCGGACGTTCTGGCAGGACAGCTTCGACCGCCTCGGAGACCATCTGAATGAGCTCCAGAAAGGGCGAGGACATCATGAGCACCGACAACGAAGCGACTGACGGCATCACCATCACCCGCGTCTTCGACGCACCGCGTGAGCTGGTCTTCCGGGCCTGGACGACACCCGAGCAGTTCGCCGCCTGGTACGGGGGCGACGCGCCGGCCCCCCTGGACCGGGTCTCGATGGACGTCCGTCCCGGTGGCAGCTGGAGCCTGGTGCTGGTCGTCCCCGGCCATGGTGAGATGCCGTTCCACGGGGTCTACCGCGAGGTCGACGCCCCGCGACGGCTGGTCTTCACCCTCAAGGACGGCGGAGCGCCCGCGGACATCGAGGGCGAGATCGTCACCGTTACCTTCGCCGACCTCGGCGGCAGCACCGAGATGGTCTTCCACCAGGGCGGCGGCAACCTCGGCCCCGAGGACTACCAACGTGCCGAGGCCGGCTGGGACACCTTCTTCGACGCCCTGGCCCAGGTGCTGGTCGAGGGCTGAGCGGCGGGGAGCTGACCTCGGGCGGACCGGCCGCCCGGGGTCAGAACGCCATCCGGGCCAGCGCCTCCGGCGCCTCGGCCACCGTGTCGACGAGCGCGATACGGGACTCCATCGCACGGCCCTTCGCCAGCGCCTGGAGCAGTGGCCAGGCGGGCAGTTCCCCGGTCCAGTGGGCCCGGTCCACCAGGACCATCGGGGCGGGTTCGCCGTGCGAGCCGTAGTAGTTGGACGTCGCGTTGTCGAAGATCTCCTGGACCGTGCCCGCCGCACCGGGCAGGAAGATCACACCCGCGGTGGAGCGGGCCAGCAGGCCGTCCTCGCGGGTGGCGTTGGCGAAGTACTTGGCGATGTGGCCGGCGAAGGCGTTCGGCGGCTCGTGCCCGTAGAACCAGGTGGGGATCCCTACGGAGTCCCCGCCGTCCGACCAGCGGGCGCGGACCTCGAACGCGGCGCGCGCCCAGTCGGAGACGGACGGGGCGAACGACGGTGTCTTGCCCAGGAGTTCGAGGGCCTCGTCCAGCATCCCGTCCCGGTACGGCGACGCGTACGCGCCGAGGTTGGCCGCCTCCATGGCGCCGGGTCCGCCGCCGGTGGCCACGGTCAGACCGGTGCGGGCGAGCGTACGTCCCAGCCGCGCCGCCCCCGCGTACTCCTCGGTGCCACGGGCCATCGCGTGACCGCCCATGACGCCCACCACCCGGGCGCTCTCGAGGTGCTCGTCGAGGGCGTCCGAGATCGCGTCGTCATGGATGGAGCGGAGCATCGAGGCGAGTATGTCGCCGTTGTTCCTGGTCCGTTGGAACCATGCGTAGGCCAGGGCGTCGGGGGTGGCTTCGTAGCCGCTGCCCCGCAGACCTTCGAAGAGCTCGTCGGCGCGGTAGAGGAGTCCGCGGTACGGGGCGAAGGGCAGACCGGGGACGGGCGGGAAGACGAGCGCGCCCGCCGCGCCCACCGCGGCCTCGGCCTCGGGGAGCATCGGGCAGCCGAGGAAGACGGCCCCCGAGGTGTCGGCCGACCGCAGGATGTCCGTACGGTCCGTCAGGTCGACGGCCTGGACGCGGTAACCGCCGAGCGAGCCACGGGCGACGACCCGGTCGAACTGGTCGAGGGTCGCGATC from Streptomyces sp. NBC_01267 harbors:
- a CDS encoding ABC transporter permease; this translates as MRLGLLVVPVAFFAVFFAYPVAAIVGRGLKVGGAWQFGRIADVLSSPDILHVLWFTTWQAGASTGLTLLIALPGAYVFARLEFPGKQLLRAVVTVPFVLPTVVVGTAFLALLGRGGLLDQLWGVRLDTTVWAILLAHVFFNYAVVVRSVGGLWSQLDPRQEEAARVLGASRFAAWRRVTLPALAPAVSAAGLMVFLFTFTSFGVVQILGGPTFSTLEVEIYRETAELLDLPTAAVLTLVQFAAVGAILALHAWTVRRRESTLKLVDPAQTARRPRGAGQWTLLGGVLAVIVVLILLPLGVLVEHSLDTPGGYGFGFYRALQSQGANGGTFLVPPIEAIWNSVRYALVATGIALAVGGLAAAALTRRAGRLVRGFDALLMLPLGVSAVTVGFGFLITLDKPPLDLRASWILVPLAQALVGVPFVVRTMLPVLRAVDGRLREAAAVLGASPLRAWREVDLPMVRRALLVAAGFAFAVSLGEFGATVFIARPDNPTLPVAVARLLARAGELNYGQAMALSTILMLVCAVSLLVLERIRPRAQPGGTPSDRSGEF
- a CDS encoding Cmx/CmrA family chloramphenicol efflux MFS transporter; amino-acid sequence: MPFAVYLLGLAVFAQGTSEFMLSGLVPDIAQEMQVSIPAAGSLTSAFAVGMVVGAPLMAVLGLRWSRRRALLVFLCTFLLVHVVGAVTTSFAVLLAARVVGAFANAGFLAVALVTAAGLVGPDAKGRATSTLLGGITLACVIGVPAGAWLGQLWGWRAAFWAVALLSVPAVFAILHAVPAAAPDSVRVGVRGELRALRGPRLLVTLLLGALVNGATFCTFTYLAPLLTTVTGFGTGWVPALLALFGLGAFTGVTVGGRVADVRPDQLLSAGGVLLLAGWAAFALSAGNPVVALVLVFVQGALSFAVGSTLISQALYAATGAPALAGGFATASFNVGAAVGPWFGGAAIGAGFGYRSPLWVSTLLVALALAVGALAHAVRHGVANRRKELPANVS
- a CDS encoding LOG family protein, with product MPTTPERDREIATLDQFDRVVARGSLGGYRVQAVDLTDRTDILRSADTSGAVFLGCPMLPEAEAAVGAAGALVFPPVPGLPFAPYRGLLYRADELFEGLRGSGYEATPDALAYAWFQRTRNNGDILASMLRSIHDDAISDALDEHLESARVVGVMGGHAMARGTEEYAGAARLGRTLARTGLTVATGGGPGAMEAANLGAYASPYRDGMLDEALELLGKTPSFAPSVSDWARAAFEVRARWSDGGDSVGIPTWFYGHEPPNAFAGHIAKYFANATREDGLLARSTAGVIFLPGAAGTVQEIFDNATSNYYGSHGEPAPMVLVDRAHWTGELPAWPLLQALAKGRAMESRIALVDTVAEAPEALARMAF
- a CDS encoding ABC transporter ATP-binding protein, giving the protein MLQLDGVTVRFGQRTALDAVELTVGAHETVCVLGPSGSGKSTLLRVVAGLQPTAAGRVLLDGAEQTGVPVHRRGVGLMFQDHQLFPQRDVGGNVAFGLRMHSVPRPERDRRVTELLDLVGLPGAQRRAVAALSGGEQQRVALARALAPQPKLLMLDEPLGQLDRSLRERLVVELRELFGRLGTTVLAVTHDQGEAFALADRVVVMRDGRIAQVGTPLEVWQRPASEFVARFLGFDNVVTATVAGEAADTPWGRIPVPGGSPQGESRLLVRPAGVRLVPQDEGVRCTVRARTFRGNHVAVLLDPEHGPQLEAECPLLTAPGVGETVGAAFDAADVVLLAGA
- a CDS encoding thiamine ABC transporter substrate-binding protein, whose product is MSHPRRNSVSTTTRASRTRRTLATKKLTVTALAAALGVSTLAACGSSDSGSGASGKTAKASKTVTLVSHDSFVASPSVLKEFTEETGYTVHVLKSGDAGAALNQEILTKGSPRGDVFFGVDNTLLSRALDNGLFTPYEAKGLDRIPADVQLDAEKHRVTPIDTGDLCVNYDKKYFADHKLAPPQSFDDLVKPAYKNLLVTENVATSSPGLGFMLGTVAKYGDSGWQDYWKKLKANGVKVVDGWEQAYNQEFSGSAGGRKAKGDRPLVVSYASSPPAEVLYAKPQPKTAPTGVATSTCFRQIEFAGLLDGAKNEAGGKALLDFLISKKFQEDMPLNMFVDPVAKDAELPPLFTEFGAKITAPQSVAPDTIAKNRDQWVKSWSSLVLR
- a CDS encoding SRPBCC family protein, with amino-acid sequence MSTDNEATDGITITRVFDAPRELVFRAWTTPEQFAAWYGGDAPAPLDRVSMDVRPGGSWSLVLVVPGHGEMPFHGVYREVDAPRRLVFTLKDGGAPADIEGEIVTVTFADLGGSTEMVFHQGGGNLGPEDYQRAEAGWDTFFDALAQVLVEG
- a CDS encoding ArsR/SmtB family transcription factor, with the protein product MANQQDPLSSVFAALADPTRRAILARLSEGEATVTDLAEPFDMSLPAVSRHLKVLERAGLISRGRNAQWRPCRLQAAPLGDATQWLETYRTFWQDSFDRLGDHLNELQKGRGHHEHRQRSD